Proteins found in one Triticum urartu cultivar G1812 chromosome 4, Tu2.1, whole genome shotgun sequence genomic segment:
- the LOC125552409 gene encoding alpha,alpha-trehalose-phosphate synthase [UDP-forming] 6-like, with protein MVSSSYSNLLDLATGAADQGPAPAALGALRRRLPSVVTTPGLMEDSPASPSTPSPAPRPRTIVVANHLPIRAHRPASPEEPWTFSWDEDSLLRHLQKSSSSPSMEFIYIGCLREDVPVPEQDAVAQALLDSYNCVPAFLPADTAARYYHGFCKQHLWPLFHYMLPLSPDLGGRFDRLLWQAYVSANKVFADKVLEVINPDDDFVWVHDYHLMVLPTFLRKRFNRIKLGFFLHSPFPSSEIYKTLPVREELLRALLNSDLIGFHTFDYARHFLSCCGRMLGLPYESKRGHICLEYYGRTVSIKILPVGVYMEQLNAVLALPETEAKVAELMETYTGNGRVVMLGVDDMDIFKGISLKLLAMEELLGQHPEWRGRLVLVQVANPARGRGKDVVGVQEETYAMVKRINEAYGAPGYEPVVLIDQPLQFYERVAYYVIAEVCLVTAVRDGMNLIPYEYVASRQGNDRLDRILRLCKPEEKKSMLVVSEFIGCSPSLSGAIRVNPWNIEAVADAMECALVLPEKEKNLRHDKHYRYVEKHDVGYWANSFLQDLERTCKDHSNRRCWGIGFGLRFRVVSLDLSFRKLAMEHIVQAYRRSKTRAILLDYDGTLMPQAINKSPTAKSVQILNSLCQDQRNAVFLCSGFKRCTLDEWFPAENLGMAAEHGYFMRLKRDAEWETCIPPADCSWMQIAKPVMELYTETTDGSIIEERDTVLVWNYEDADPDFGSCQAKELVDHLESVLTNEPVSVKSTVHSVEAKPQGVSKGLVARRMLAALQERGMCPDFVLCIGDDRSDEDMFQFITSASCADSFASTAEVFACTVGRKPSKAKYYLDDTAEVVRLMQGLAYVSEELALENPALGEEDPEDLWCVGELQ; from the exons ATGGTGTCGAGCTCCTACTCCAACCTGCTGGACCTGGCGACCGGCGCGGCGGACCAGGGGCCGGCGCCGGCCGCGCTGGGCGCGCTGCGGCGGCGGCTCCCGAGCGTGGTCACCACGCCGGGGCTCATGGAGGACTCCCCGGCGTCGCCCTCCACGCCGTCCCCGGCGCCGCGCCCGCGCACCATCGTCGTCGCCAACCACCTCCCGATCCGGGCCCACCGCCCGGCCTCGCCGGAGGAGCCCTGGACCTTCTCCTGGGACGAGGACTCGCTGCTCCGCCACCTGCAGAAGAGCTCCTCCTCCCCCTCCATGGAGTTCATCTACATCGGCTGCCTCCGCGAGGACGTCCCCGTCCCCGAGCAGGACGCCGTGGCGCAGGCGCTCCTCGACTCCTACAACTGCGTGCCGGCCTTCCTCCCCGCCGACACCGCCGCGCGCTACTACCACGGCTTCTGCAAGCAGCACCTCTGGCCGCTCTTCCACTACATGCTGCCGCTGTCCCCGGACCTCGGCGGCCGCTTCGACCGCCTTCTCTGGCAGGCCTACGTCTCCGCCAACAAGGTGTTCGCCGACAAGGTGCTGGAGGTGATCAACCCGGACGACGACTTCGTGTGGGTGCACGACTACCACCTCATGGTGCTCCCCACCTTCCTCCGCAAGCGCTTCAACCGCATCAAGCTCGGCTTCTTCCTCCACTCGCCCTTCCCCTCCTCCGAGATCTACAAGACGCTGCCCGTCCGGGaggagctcctccgcgcgctccTCAACTCCGACCTCATCGGCTTCCACACCTTCGACTACGCCCGCCACTTCCTCTCCTGCTGCGGCCGGATGCTCGGCCTCCCCTACGAGTCCAAGCGGGGACACATTTGCCTCGAGTACTACGGCCGCACCGTCAGCATCAAGATCCTGCCCGTCGGGGTCTACATGGAGCAGCTCAACGCGGTGCTCGCCTTGCCGGAGACCGAGGCCAAGGTCGCCGAGCTCATGGAGACCTACACCGGCAACGGCAGGGTCGTCATGCTCGGCGTCGACGACATGGACATATTCAAGGGGATCAGCCTCAAGCTGCTCGCCATGGAGGAGCTGCTGGGGCAGCACCCCGAGTGGCGGGGCAGGCTGGTGCTGGTGCAGGTCGCCAACCCGGCGAGGGGCCGGGGGAAGGACGTCGTCGGCGTGCAGGAGGAGACCTATGCCATGGTGAAGAGGATCAACGAGGCGTATGGCGCGCCGGGGTACGAGCCGGTGGTGCTGATTGACCAGCCACTGCAGTTCTACGAGCGCGTCGCCTACTACGTCATTGCAGAGGTGTGCCTGGTGACCGCGGTCCGGGACGGCATGAACTTGATCCCCTATGAGTACGTCGCCTCCCGGCAAGGCAACGACAGGCTTGACAGAATACTGCGGCTGTGCAAGCCAGAGGAGAAGAAGAGCATGCTGGTGGTGTCCGAGTTCATCGGGTGCTCCCCGTCACTCAGCGGTGCCATAAGGGTGAACCCATGGAACATCGAGGCCGTGGCCGACGCCATGGAGTGCGCCCTTGTGCTGCCCGAGAAGGAGAAGAATCTGCGGCACGACAAGCACTACCGCTACGTGGAGAAGCACGACGTCGGCTACTGGGCCAACAGCTTCCTCCAGGACCTTGAGAGGACCTGCAAGGATCACTCGAACCGACGATGCTGGGGAATCGGCTTCGGCCTCCGGTTCAGGGTGGTCTCGCTTGACCTGAGCTTCAGGAAGCTCGCAATGGAGCACATTGTTCAGGCGTACAGGAGGTCAAAGACGCGCGCCATTCTGCTGGACTACGACGGAACGCTGATGCCGCAGGCGATCAACAAGAGCCCCACTGCGAAATCGGTCCAGATACTCAATAGCTTGTGCCAGGACCAGAGGAATGCGGTGTTCCTTTGCAGCGGCTTCAAACGCTGCACGCTCGACGAGTGGTTCCCTGCCGAGAACCTTGGCATGGCAGCTGAGCATGGCTACTTCATGAG GCTGAAGAGGGACGCAGAATGGGAGACCTGCATCCCACCCGCGGACTGCAGCTGGATGCAGATTGCAAAGCCGGTCATGGAGCTCTACACCGAGACGACGGACGGTTCGATAATCGAGGAGAGGGACACGGTGCTCGTCTGGAACTACGAGGACGCGGACCCCGACTTCGGGTCATGCCAGGCCAAGGAGCTCGTCGACCACCTCGAGAGCGTGCTCACCAACGAGCCGGTGTCCGTGAAGAGCACCGTGCACTCCGTCGAAGCTAAACCACAG GGCGTGAGCAAGGGCCTGGTGGCGCGGCGCATGCTGGCGGCGCTGCAGGAGCGTGGCATGTGCCCGGACTTCGTGCTCTGCATCGGGGACGACCGCTCCGACGAGGACATGTTCCAGTTCATCACCAGCGCCTCCTGCGCCGACTCGTTCGCGTCCACGGCGGAGGTGTTCGCCTGCACCGTCGGCCGCAAGCCGAGCAAGGCCAAGTACTACCTCGACGACACGGCGGAGGTGGTGAGGCTGATGCAGGGGCTGGCGTACGTCTCGGAGGAGCTCGCACTGGAGAACCCCGCGCTGGGAGAGGAGGACCCCGAGGACCTGTGGTGCGTCGGCGAGCTGCAGTAG